Proteins encoded in a region of the Neodiprion virginianus isolate iyNeoVirg1 chromosome 2, iyNeoVirg1.1, whole genome shotgun sequence genome:
- the LOC124299286 gene encoding cell division cycle 7-related protein kinase: MNIVSSVNNSGNNVDEENEKDKISYLIRKLPVLGNLFHIHGKIGKGTFSSVFLATLKSSTNQRKFAIKHLVPTCHPRRIERELQCLQDIGGTDYVVELDLCLRSAECIVFVMPYMKHDRFAEYVHGMTVDETRNYMKALLVALRRVHKFNIIHRDVKPSNFLYNRAMKQYRLVDFGLAQQYTTESNTSSQAETCVIESQPGKRKRNDVNDETGPVKNTGKPIDVQCICYGKPRICSICLSKSAQTAPRAGTPGFRAPEVLLKFPSQTSAIDIWASGVIMLCILSGTHPFFRSPDDCTALAEITTIFGSTKMQQCAKKLGRKLTFSENIPGIDIKLLCQKLQKRNSLHREEDPNTSCSNKNQEKIDTAYPSAAYDLLIRLLDPDHCTRITAEEAINHTFLAD; the protein is encoded by the exons ATGAATATAGTATCTTCGGTTAATAATTCTGGTAACAACGTTGATGAAG AAAACGAGAAAGACAAAATTTCATATCTCATTCGAAAGCTGCCTGTTCTGGGAAACTTGTTTCACATACACGGTAAAATCGGGAAAGGGACATTCAGCTCTGTGTTTTTAGCCACTTTAAAGTCATCCACAAACCAGCGTAAATTTGCCATCAAACATCTAGTGCCTACGTGTCATCCGAGGAGAATTGAACGTGAGCTACAATGTTTGCAGGACATAGG AGGTACCGATTATGTTGTTGAGTTGGACTTGTGTCTGCGGAGTGCAGAATGCATCGTGTTCGTAATGCCGTATATGAAGCATGATAGGTTCGCT GAATATGTTCACGGCATGACCGTTGATGAGACTAGAAACTATATGAAAGCGCTGCTGGTTGCCCTGCGGCGAGTACATAAGTTTAATATTATACACCGGGATGTAAAACCTAGTAATTTCCTCTACAATCGTGCTATGAAACA GTATCGACTAGTCGATTTTGGGCTAGCGCAGCAGTATACTACTGAAAGTAACACAAGTAGTCAGGCAGAAACATGTGTCATTGAATCTCAGccaggaaaaagaaaaagaaacgatgtG AATGACGAGACAGGTCCTGTAAAAAATACTGGCAAGCCTATAGATGTGCAATGCATATGCTATGGAAAACCTCGAATATGTTCTATCTGCCTATCAAAATCTGCTCAAACTGCCCCTCGTGCTGGTACGCCTGGATTTAGAGCACCGGAGGTGCTACTCAAGTTCCCTTCGCAAACGTCAG CAATTGATATTTGGGCCAGCGGTGTCATAATGCTTTGCATCCTGAGTGGAACTCACCCTTTCTTTCGTTCGCCAGATGACTGCACAGCCTTGGCTGAGATAACAACAATCTTTGGTTCGACCAAAATGCAACAATGTGCCAAAAAATTGG gTAGAAAACTTACATTTAGCGAAAACATACCTGGAATTGATATTAAGTTGCTTTgtcaaaaattacaaaagagAAATAGCCTTCATCGAGAGGAGGATCCCAACACTAGTTGTAGTAACAAGAATCAG gaaaaaattgatactgcCTATCCTTCGGCAGCATATGATTTATTAATTAGGCTGCTCGATCCAGATCACTGTACAAGAATAACTGCGGAAGAAGCGATAAATCACACTTTTCTCGCAGACTAA
- the LOC124299254 gene encoding protein unc-45 homolog B, translating to MTKTEMSSQQWKEKGNEAFKNGEWKEAENCYSNAISLAEQCSSEKSICHKNRAAVYLKQKEYPKAIQDCDKALEICPNDPKALFRRCQALDAMERYEEAYRDARNLVTVDPSNKTIQPILARLHEIVQERLRVNSQINTKVSQMFNLAFDLKTDTKNRETSMNNLLVLAREKAGAEVMFNEGVVKKIHTLLKVEKNDEINLACVRIIAELCKDNVDRTKAVLQDVGIPWFLDIINSRKEERVNAAQHCMQVVLNSFSGMDNKPDTKPNKELCEKYKKEIDTLLTCLVYSITNRTITGLARDAIIELIMRNIHYTTLSWAEQLIEIRGLQRLMEVASELEEYKYESAMEITSSTRTITSVCLARVYENMYYDAAKAKFMNAIDEFIKDKLITPDIESKVRVVVAITCLLLGPLDVGNTVIAKEGIMEMILVMAGTDDILQQKVACECIIAAASKKDKAVAIINQGINILKKLYTSKDDSIKVRALVGLCKLGSSGGSDATIRPFADGSTKKLAEACRRFLVNPAKQKDMRKWAVEGLSYLTFDAEVKEKLVSDKPAIKAMIELAQTGDQSVIYGVVTTLVNLCNAYDKQEIIPEMLELAKFAKHHIPEDHELDDEDFVNNRLIILAKEGVTTALVSLSKTESHNSRELICRVFNAICSQVELRGIVVQQGGAKALLPMALEGTAKGKKQAAQALARIGITINPEVAFPGQRIMEVIRPFLALLEQECSALENFEALMALCNLAGTSESVRCRIFKEGGFQKIEHYAYEDHVMLTRAATQVITNLMMSPEVLKFYEGDNDRVKYLVILCEDEDEQTSMAAAGALAMLTANSTKACAKIFDSKNWLESIHYLLANPNKSIQHRGVVVVLNMISSTKDVAAKLIETDVMEILMALTKTEAVEDKTIRELAAKALETAAKWELIKKNIEDLQGVSNINLDDSAAVE from the exons ATGACTAAAACAGAAATGAGTTCGCAACAGTGGAAGGAAAAGGGTAATGAGGCGTTCAAAAACGGTGAATGGAAAGAAGCGGAGAACTGCTATAGTAATGCGATATCCTTGGCTGAGCAGTGCAGCTCTGAAAAAAGTATTTGCCATAAAAATCGAGCGGCGGTATACCTCAAGCAAAAAGAATACCCCAAAGCAATTCAGGATTGCGACAAAGCTCTGGAAATTTGTCCAAACGATCCGAAAGCTCTATTCCGAAGATGCCAAGCCCTTGATGCTATGGAGAGATATGAAGAGGCATATAGAGACGCCAGGAATCTGGTAACTGTCGACCCATCAAACAAAACGATACAGCCCATCCTGGCAAGGCTTCATGAAATAGTTCAGGAAAGACTGAGGGTAAATTCCCAAATCAACACCAAAGTCTCGCAGATGTTTAATTTGGCCTTTGACCTGAAAACTGACACCAAAAACAGAGAAACTTCAATGAACAACCTGCTGGTACTGGCCAGGGAAAAAGCGGGTGCTGAAGTAATGTTCAATGAAGGTGTTGTCAAAAAGATTCACACCCTGCTAAAGGTGGAAAAAAACGACGAGATAAACTTGGCCTGTGTTAG GATAATCGCTGAACTTTGCAAGGACAATGTGGATCGGACCAAAGCGGTTCTTCAAGATGTGGGAATACCTTGGTTTCTGGACATAATAAACAGCAGGAAGGAGGAAAGGGTAAATGCTGCACAACACTGTATGCAAGTTGTACTAAACAGCTTCAGCGGCATGGACAATAAACCAGATACGAAACCAAACAAGGAGCTCTGCGAGAAGTACAAGAAGGAGATCGACACACTGCTGACATGCCTCGTTTACAGCATAACAAACAGGACGATTACGGGTCTGGCGAGAGATGCTATAATTGAACTGATCATGCGGAATATACACTACACAACTCTTAGCTGGGCGGAGCAGCTCATCGAGATCCGGGGCCTTCAGCGGCTGATGGAAGTTGCCAGTGAGCTCGAGGAGTACAAGTACGAATCGGCAATGGAAATAACATCGTCAACCCGTACAATCACCTCCGTTTGTCTGGCTCGCGTCTATGAAAACATGTACTACGACGCTGCGAAGGCAAAGTTCATGAACGCCATAGACGAATTCATTAAAGACAAGCTAATCACTCCAGACATTGAGTCCAAAGTGAGAGTCGTTGTCGCTATAACTTGTCTGCTGCTTGGTCCGCTTGACGTTGGTAATACGGTGATAGCGAAGGAGGGGATAATGGAGATGATATTGGTGATGGCTGGAACAGACGACATTCTTCAGCAGAAAGTCGCCTGCGAGTGCATCATTGCCGCGGCTTCTAAGAAGGACAAAGCTGTTGCAATAATAAATCAGGGTATAAACATACTCAAGAAACTGTACACTTCCAAAGACGATTCTATAAAAGTACGAGCTCTTGTCGGACTCTGTAAGCTGGGAAGTTCTGGCGGTTCTGACGCGACAATTAGACCATTCGCCGACGGGTCGACGAAAAAACTGGCTGAAGCCTGTAGGCGGTTTCTGGTTAATCCAGCAAAGCAGAAAGATATGAGGAAATGGGCAGTCGAGGGGCTTTCGTACCTGACTTTTGACGCCGAAGTCAAGGAGAAATTAGTCAGCGACAAACCTGCGATAAAAGCAATGATAGAGTTGGCACAAACTGGGGATCAATCCGTCATCTATGGCGTTGTGACAACTCTTGTCAATCTCTGCAATGCTTACGACAAGCAGGAAATAATCCCGGAAATGCTGGAGCTTGCCAAGTTTGCAAAACATCACATTCCCGAGGATCACGAACTTGATGACGAGGACTTCGTCAATAATCGACTGATCATTCTGGCCAAGGAAGGTGTCACTACAGCACTGGTCAGCCTCTCCAAAACTGAGAGCCACAATAGCAGGGAATTGATATGCCGGGTGTTCAACGCGATCTGCAGCCAAGTCGAGCTCAGAGGAATTGTCGTTCAGCAGGGAGGTGCTAAAGCGCTCTTGCCCATGGCGTTGGAAGGAACAGCAAAGGGGAAGAAACAGGCGGCTCAAGCTCTCGCACGGATCGGAATAACGATCAATCCAGAAGTGGCATTTCCAGGGCAGCGAATAATGGAAGTTATCAGGCCATTCCTCGCTCTATTGGAACAGGAATGCTCCGCATTGGAGAACTTCGAGGCGCTCATGGCGCTCTGCAATCTTGCCGGAACCAGCGAGAGCGTCAGATGCAGGATTTTCAAGGAGGGGGGATTTCAGAAGATCGAACACTACGCCTACGAGGATCACGTGATGCTGACTCGTGCCGCTACTCAAGTCATCACCAACCTTATGATGTCTCCAGAGGTGCTCAAGTTTTACGAAGGCGACAATGACAGGGTCAAGTATCTCGTAATTTTGTGCGAAGATGAGGACGAGCAGACCAGTATGGCTGCTGCTGGTGCTCTGGCAATGCTGACCGCAAACAGCACCAAAGCTTGCGCTAAGATATTCGACTCGAAAAATTGGCTCGAGTCTATTCACTACCTTCTGGCTAATCCAAACAAGAGTATCCAGCACAGAGGCGTTGTTGTGGTGCTTAATATGATATCCAGCACCAAGGATGTCGCCGCTAAATTAATTGAGACTGACGTCATGGAGATTTTAATGGCGCTGACTAAAACCGAGGCCGTTGAGGACAAGACGATACGGGAATTAGCCGCTAAGGCTTTGGAAACTGCTGCCAAGTGGGAATTGATTAAGAAAAACATTGAAGACCTTCAAGGCGTCAGTAATATCAATCTGGATGATTCTGCCGCTGTCGAATAG
- the LOC124299289 gene encoding protein SMG9 isoform X1: MSSRKTLSASKDMDNKDGENRALIKVIDRPTFILKTREGESRAVSPSQRNGSKKDTESNTSSKLADTRPALPTRLEMTHTVKFMDEGMQLLESPLDFLYDQQDFLVVGCVGTRGVGKSTIMSLLTANYMSDVFPTQTLSHHESGSNCTSGVDFYVTKNRVIYLDTQPILSGVAIDHSGLYEQKKNNNDFANIENNVELQSLQLTSFLLSVCHVVIFIQDWFVDPNLIRFIQTAEMLKPSSASAMDQDFVEYYPHILFLHNKAELQDFMPDSMNMMKDFYNKVFINSRLLTHSGLNMASSVVDGQLNLFVIPEITNEDETIVHDSAEKISEKLRMRIHGISRNNMTSTVLTEKNWYHYASKIMDTIKKSHLFSEYGRLMP, translated from the exons ATGAGTTCCCGTAAAACACTTTCTGCTTCAAAAGATATGGATAATAAGGACGGTGAAAATAGGGCACTGATCAAAGTTATCGATCGTCCaacatttatattaaaaaCCCGAGAAGGAGAAAGCCGTGCAGTGTCTCCGAGTCAACGAAATGGCAGCAA AAAAGATACTGAATCTAATACTTCATCTAAATTGGCAGATA CTCGGCCGGCACTTCCCACCCGTCTTGAAATGACACACACCGTTAAGTTCATGGATGAAGGAATGCAACTTTTGGAAAGTCCTTtggattttttatacgatcAACAGGATTTTCTGGTTGTTGGATGTGTCGGAACCAGAGGAGTAGGAAAGTCGACAATAATGTCATTGTTGACCGCCAATTACAT GTCTGATGTTTTTCCAACACAAACGTTGTCGCATCACGAAAGTGGCTCGAATTGTACGTCTGGCGTAGATTTCTATGTGACTAAAAACCGAGTTATCTACTTGGACACTCAGCCTATATTATCTGGGGTGGCAATTGATCACTCTGGATTATAcgagcaaaagaaaaataacaacgatTTTGCAAACATAGAAAATAACGTGGAACTGCAATCCTTACAGTTAACATCGTTTCTGCTGTCTGTTTGTCACGTTGTAATATTCATTCAGGACTGGTTTGTAGATCCCAATTTAATCAG ATTCATTCAAACTGCCGAAATGCTGAAACCTTCTTCGGCGTCTGCTATGGATCAAGACTTTGTCGAATATTATCCACACATCCTCTTTCTGCACAATAAAGCTGAGTTACAAGATTTCATGCCTGATTCTATGAACATGATGAAA GACTTTTATAACAAAGTATTTATAAACTCTAGACTGCTGACACACAGTGGATTAAATATGGCTTCATCCGTCGTTGATGGACAACTAAATTTATTCGTTATACCAGAAATTACAAACGAAG ATGAGACAATCGTTCATGATAGTgcagaaaaaatatcagaaaaatTGCGTATGAGAATACATGGTATATCACGTAACAACATGACTTCAACTGtattgactgaaaaaaattg GTACCATTATGCTTCCAAAATTATGGATACGATAAAGAAAAGTCATTTGTTTTCTGAATATGGGAGATTAATGCCGTGA
- the LOC124299289 gene encoding protein SMG9 isoform X2 — translation MAATRPALPTRLEMTHTVKFMDEGMQLLESPLDFLYDQQDFLVVGCVGTRGVGKSTIMSLLTANYMSDVFPTQTLSHHESGSNCTSGVDFYVTKNRVIYLDTQPILSGVAIDHSGLYEQKKNNNDFANIENNVELQSLQLTSFLLSVCHVVIFIQDWFVDPNLIRFIQTAEMLKPSSASAMDQDFVEYYPHILFLHNKAELQDFMPDSMNMMKDFYNKVFINSRLLTHSGLNMASSVVDGQLNLFVIPEITNEDETIVHDSAEKISEKLRMRIHGISRNNMTSTVLTEKNWYHYASKIMDTIKKSHLFSEYGRLMP, via the exons ATGGCAGCAA CTCGGCCGGCACTTCCCACCCGTCTTGAAATGACACACACCGTTAAGTTCATGGATGAAGGAATGCAACTTTTGGAAAGTCCTTtggattttttatacgatcAACAGGATTTTCTGGTTGTTGGATGTGTCGGAACCAGAGGAGTAGGAAAGTCGACAATAATGTCATTGTTGACCGCCAATTACAT GTCTGATGTTTTTCCAACACAAACGTTGTCGCATCACGAAAGTGGCTCGAATTGTACGTCTGGCGTAGATTTCTATGTGACTAAAAACCGAGTTATCTACTTGGACACTCAGCCTATATTATCTGGGGTGGCAATTGATCACTCTGGATTATAcgagcaaaagaaaaataacaacgatTTTGCAAACATAGAAAATAACGTGGAACTGCAATCCTTACAGTTAACATCGTTTCTGCTGTCTGTTTGTCACGTTGTAATATTCATTCAGGACTGGTTTGTAGATCCCAATTTAATCAG ATTCATTCAAACTGCCGAAATGCTGAAACCTTCTTCGGCGTCTGCTATGGATCAAGACTTTGTCGAATATTATCCACACATCCTCTTTCTGCACAATAAAGCTGAGTTACAAGATTTCATGCCTGATTCTATGAACATGATGAAA GACTTTTATAACAAAGTATTTATAAACTCTAGACTGCTGACACACAGTGGATTAAATATGGCTTCATCCGTCGTTGATGGACAACTAAATTTATTCGTTATACCAGAAATTACAAACGAAG ATGAGACAATCGTTCATGATAGTgcagaaaaaatatcagaaaaatTGCGTATGAGAATACATGGTATATCACGTAACAACATGACTTCAACTGtattgactgaaaaaaattg GTACCATTATGCTTCCAAAATTATGGATACGATAAAGAAAAGTCATTTGTTTTCTGAATATGGGAGATTAATGCCGTGA
- the LOC124299306 gene encoding protein Dr1: protein MVPMASATVTPAEDDELTLPRASINKMIKEILPHIRVANESRELILNCCTEFIHLLSSEANDICNQQQKKTINAEHILQALEKLGFGDYSAEAEAVLRDCKAVAAKRRRQSTRLENLGIPEEELLRQQQELFAKAREEQAVAEQQQWQQLQAVAQMASMQQPDSEQEDYS from the exons AT GGTTCCAATGGCCTCGGCAACAGTGACTCCAGCTGAAGACGATGAGCTGACTTTACCTCGAGCgtcgataaataaaatgataaaagaaatCCTACCCCATATACGAGTAGCAAACGAGTCGAGGGAGTTAATATTGAACTGCTGTACTGAGTTCATACATTTATTATCCTCTGAAGCGAACGATATCTGCAACCAACAGCAGAAGAAAACAATTAATGCTGAGCACATATTACAAGCATTGGAAAAGTTGGGGTTTGGAGATTATAGCGCCGAAGCTGAAGCTGTATTGCGAGATTGTAAGGCTGTGGCAGCGAAGCGAAGACGCCAAAGTACAAGGCTCGAAAATCTTGGAATTCCAGAAGAGGAACTTCTTCGACAACAACAGGAGCTCTTCGCAAAAGCACGCGAGGAACAAGCCGTTGCTGAACAACAGCAGTGGCAACAGTTGCAAGCCGTTGCCCAAATGGCTTCTATGCAACAGCCGGATAGTGAGCAGGAAGATTACTCCTAA